A stretch of Labrus bergylta chromosome 19, fLabBer1.1, whole genome shotgun sequence DNA encodes these proteins:
- the si:ch211-153f2.3 gene encoding alanine and arginine-rich domain-containing protein yields the protein MDRDSHSEDTLSTMVLENIKNKLIHAFRAAGESKEDPRESGNPVRPVSIGRSYQANEELRRAQIDGAITWLRSELLEMRSQDLQLAQTLLGLNTEIQRLRRESFGGVEVEGDDQPLT from the exons ATGGACCGAGACAGCCACAGCGAGGATACTCTGTCCACCATGGTTCTGgagaacattaaaaacaaactgatacaCGCCTTCAGGGCGGCAGGGGAGTCAAAAGAAGATCCTCGAGAGTCTGGAAACCCTGTCAGACCGGTCAGCATCGGGAGGAGTTACCAAGCCAACGAGGAGCTGCGGAGGGCGCAGATAGACGGAGCAATAACCTGGCTGAGGTCTGAACTG CTGGAGATGCGCTCTCAGGACCTCCAGCTGGCTCAGACGTTGCTGGGGCTCAACACAGAGATCCAAAgattgaggagagagagtttCGGAGGAGTGGAAGTAGAAGGGGATGATCAGCCGTTAACTTAA